In a genomic window of Halobiforma lacisalsi AJ5:
- the pheS gene encoding phenylalanine--tRNA ligase subunit alpha, whose translation MQLPESQVAVLEAASADEATSVDALAEATALPPETVTGAAFELEAEGLVTVEERVDESIELTEEGQEYAADELPEVRLYEAALEAGADEDSVSMGQVIGRSGLEGNAVDIALSNYARKGYGVIDSGEITADPDAEPAADAEATALEGLAAGDADTDVDENTLESLERRGLVEVVETTAREVTLTDDGVTELMAGVETAETVGQVTPELLTSGEWEEVEFADYNVEADAERVDGGNVHILRQTAERVKDVLVGMGFQEMQGPHVDADFWINDCLFMPQDHPARTHWDRFALEEPTHIDDLPEGLVEDVERAHREGVGEDGEGYHSPWDEDFARALALRGHTTSLSTRYLSGEEIGEIEPPARFFSVEKVYRNDTLDPTHLLEFFQIEGWVMAEDLSVRDLMGTFEEFYAQFGIEDIQFKPHYNPYTEPSFELFGTHPTTGELVEIGNSGIFREEMLEPLGVECDVMAWGLALERLLMLMYGFEDIRDIHGTLCDLELLRNTEVTY comes from the coding sequence ATGCAACTCCCAGAATCACAGGTCGCGGTCCTCGAGGCCGCGAGCGCGGACGAGGCAACGTCCGTCGACGCCCTCGCCGAGGCGACAGCCCTCCCGCCGGAGACCGTCACCGGGGCGGCCTTCGAACTCGAGGCGGAGGGACTCGTCACGGTCGAGGAGCGCGTCGACGAATCGATCGAACTCACCGAGGAGGGCCAGGAGTACGCTGCCGACGAACTGCCCGAAGTACGTCTCTACGAGGCCGCCCTCGAGGCCGGCGCCGACGAGGATTCGGTCTCGATGGGACAGGTCATCGGCCGCTCGGGCCTCGAGGGCAACGCGGTCGACATCGCGCTCTCGAACTACGCCCGGAAGGGGTACGGCGTCATCGACAGCGGCGAGATCACCGCCGACCCGGACGCCGAGCCCGCGGCCGACGCGGAGGCGACGGCCCTCGAGGGACTCGCCGCCGGGGACGCCGACACCGACGTCGACGAGAACACCCTCGAGAGCCTCGAGCGGCGCGGCCTCGTCGAGGTCGTCGAGACGACCGCCCGCGAGGTAACGTTGACCGACGACGGCGTCACCGAACTGATGGCCGGCGTCGAGACCGCCGAGACGGTCGGGCAGGTCACCCCCGAACTGCTCACCAGCGGCGAGTGGGAGGAGGTCGAGTTCGCCGACTACAACGTCGAGGCCGACGCCGAGCGCGTCGACGGCGGCAACGTTCACATCCTGCGACAGACCGCCGAACGCGTCAAGGACGTCCTCGTCGGGATGGGCTTCCAGGAGATGCAGGGTCCCCACGTCGACGCGGACTTCTGGATCAACGACTGCCTGTTCATGCCCCAGGACCACCCTGCCCGCACTCACTGGGATCGGTTCGCCCTCGAGGAGCCGACCCACATCGACGACCTCCCCGAGGGACTCGTCGAGGACGTCGAGCGCGCCCACCGGGAGGGCGTCGGCGAGGACGGCGAGGGGTACCACTCGCCGTGGGACGAGGACTTCGCGCGGGCGCTCGCCCTGCGCGGGCACACGACCTCGCTGTCGACGCGGTACCTGTCGGGCGAGGAGATCGGCGAGATCGAGCCGCCGGCGCGGTTCTTCAGCGTCGAGAAGGTCTACCGCAACGACACGCTGGACCCGACCCACCTGCTCGAATTCTTCCAGATCGAGGGGTGGGTGATGGCCGAGGACCTCTCCGTGCGGGACCTGATGGGCACCTTCGAGGAGTTCTACGCCCAGTTCGGCATCGAGGACATCCAGTTCAAACCCCACTACAACCCCTACACGGAGCCGTCGTTCGAACTGTTCGGCACCCACCCGACGACCGGCGAACTCGTCGAGATCGGCAACTCGGGCATCTTCCGCGAGGAGATGTTAGAGCCCCTCGGTGTAGAATGCGACGTGATGGCCTGGGGACTGGCCCTCGAGCGACTGCTGATGCTGATGTACGGCTTCGAGGACATCCGCGACATCCACGGAACGCTGTGTGACCTCGAACTGCTGCGGAACACGGAGGTGACCTACTGA
- a CDS encoding tryptophan--tRNA ligase — translation MSGDDPHEETPETAGTTGSESGEPLPDGGAAGADDVALDPWGSSTVSDYRKLFEEFGIEEFDEILEVVPNPHYLMRRGVIFGHRDYRPVAEAMQNDEPAAVLSGFMPTGDPHIGHKLVFDEIIWHQQQGADAYALIADLEANAARGMTWEEIDEHARDYLLSLLALGFDPEEGTLYRQSANRELQDLAFDLGAEANFSEFQSIYGFDGETDVSHMQSVVTQMADILYPQLEEPKPTVIPVGPDQDPHVRLARDLAERMRFFKVSEAYASFELEPEERDLVADFHERLDPADFDDDTLRCTHVADALEETPLSDLDVDAATLDSVLTKLEEGGMEPLRPRTRFFDRRATEEAFDALIDAIDGEKRVYENHVDAFEIDRDEAEELAREVEVENGGYGFQPPSSIYHRFMTGLTGGKMSSSVPASHISLLDDPEDGYSKVKAATTGGRETAEEQREKGGRADECPVYELYAYLLSGDDDEFAKRVYDECVGGERLCGDCKEQAAQLMKEFLEEHQEKREEVEELLEEADIELESPRRR, via the coding sequence ATGAGCGGAGACGATCCACACGAGGAGACCCCGGAAACCGCCGGGACCACTGGAAGCGAATCGGGTGAACCGTTGCCGGACGGCGGCGCTGCTGGAGCCGATGACGTCGCGCTCGATCCGTGGGGTTCCTCGACCGTCTCCGACTATCGCAAACTGTTCGAGGAGTTCGGCATCGAGGAGTTCGACGAGATCTTAGAGGTGGTGCCCAACCCCCACTACCTGATGCGGCGCGGGGTCATCTTCGGCCACCGCGACTACCGCCCCGTGGCCGAGGCGATGCAAAACGACGAGCCCGCTGCCGTCCTCTCCGGGTTCATGCCGACCGGCGACCCCCACATCGGCCACAAGTTGGTCTTCGACGAGATCATCTGGCACCAGCAGCAGGGGGCCGACGCCTACGCGCTGATCGCGGATCTGGAGGCCAACGCGGCCCGCGGGATGACCTGGGAGGAGATCGACGAGCACGCCCGCGACTACCTCCTCTCGCTGCTGGCGCTCGGCTTCGACCCCGAGGAGGGAACCCTCTATCGACAGTCCGCGAACCGCGAACTGCAGGACCTGGCGTTCGACCTCGGCGCGGAGGCGAACTTCTCGGAGTTCCAGTCGATCTACGGCTTCGACGGCGAGACCGACGTCTCGCACATGCAGTCGGTCGTCACCCAGATGGCCGACATCCTCTACCCGCAACTCGAGGAGCCAAAGCCCACCGTGATTCCGGTCGGGCCCGATCAGGACCCCCACGTCCGGCTCGCCCGGGACCTCGCCGAGCGGATGCGCTTCTTCAAGGTCTCGGAGGCCTACGCCAGCTTCGAACTCGAGCCCGAGGAACGGGACCTCGTCGCCGACTTCCACGAGCGGCTCGACCCCGCGGACTTCGACGACGACACCCTGCGGTGTACGCACGTCGCCGACGCGCTCGAGGAGACGCCGCTGTCGGATCTCGACGTCGATGCGGCCACCCTCGACTCGGTGCTGACGAAACTCGAGGAGGGCGGGATGGAGCCGCTTCGGCCGCGCACCCGCTTTTTCGACCGGCGGGCGACGGAGGAAGCGTTCGACGCCCTGATCGACGCGATCGACGGCGAGAAGCGGGTCTACGAGAACCACGTCGACGCCTTCGAGATCGACCGCGACGAGGCCGAGGAGTTGGCCCGCGAGGTCGAGGTCGAGAACGGCGGCTACGGCTTCCAGCCGCCGTCGTCGATCTACCACCGGTTCATGACCGGCCTCACTGGCGGCAAGATGTCCTCCTCCGTCCCCGCGTCGCACATCTCCCTGCTCGACGACCCCGAAGACGGCTACAGCAAGGTGAAAGCCGCGACCACGGGCGGCCGTGAGACCGCCGAAGAACAGCGCGAGAAGGGGGGCCGCGCGGACGAGTGTCCCGTCTACGAGCTGTACGCGTACCTGCTGTCCGGCGACGACGACGAGTTCGCCAAGCGCGTCTACGACGAGTGCGTCGGCGGCGAGCGACTCTGTGGCGACTGCAAGGAGCAGGCAGCACAGCTGATGAAGGAATTCCTCGAGGAACACCAGGAGAAACGCGAGGAGGTCGAGGAGCTGCTCGAGGAAGCCGACATCGAACTCGAGTCCCCCCGGCGTCGCTGA
- a CDS encoding methylated-DNA--[protein]-cysteine S-methyltransferase, whose translation MNVRVFGADREIDGSLIRDDAETVRTQLREYEAGEQTAFDLEIDYPATFTGDVMRVIADVPYGETRPYGDLAAALETAPIAVGQACGRNPIPIVVPCHRVVGADSLGGYGGGLDLKRRLLEHEGAAIVSDET comes from the coding sequence ATGAACGTTCGCGTCTTCGGCGCCGACCGCGAGATCGATGGTTCGCTGATCCGGGACGACGCCGAAACGGTTCGGACGCAGCTCCGTGAGTACGAAGCCGGCGAGCAGACGGCGTTCGACCTCGAGATCGACTACCCCGCGACCTTCACTGGCGACGTGATGCGCGTGATTGCGGACGTCCCGTACGGCGAGACCCGACCCTACGGCGATCTCGCCGCAGCGCTCGAGACCGCACCGATCGCGGTCGGACAGGCCTGCGGTCGCAACCCGATCCCGATCGTCGTCCCCTGCCATCGCGTCGTGGGCGCGGACTCGCTGGGCGGCTACGGCGGCGGACTCGACCTGAAGCGACGGCTGCTCGAGCACGAAGGCGCTGCTATCGTCTCCGACGAAACGTAA
- a CDS encoding tubulin/FtsZ family protein: protein MQLEVIGVGGAGCRIADAILAAEPADHRFVGDAFAFDTDTDGLAALEAIPESNRHRYGETIRNGLNGNLQRGFEVGDASVDELSRHLDDGRPLIADAFLVVVGLGGATGGGTAPELVATLRAVYDKPVYVLATIPAERELEPPEDPLVEGVVPEPESGAEADAAAEGADGPEDTDDHTRPLAEENAARTLERLDGLASAVLCFDNEAWLRTGERLAEGRDRLNRDLATRVAAFFSAGAASESDGEVAETVIDASDVARVLDGGDETLVATLGYGEQEVESDDGGSRFGLGLFSAESSVDTASAVSAVETTISKALNGKLTLECDRENADAAMVIVGGPPAWLNRKAISDGRRTVQSRTGSRELLGGDAPRPDGDRVFATILFAGVEPVERLEAIRRTAG, encoded by the coding sequence ATGCAACTCGAGGTGATCGGCGTCGGCGGCGCGGGGTGTCGGATCGCCGACGCGATTCTGGCGGCCGAGCCGGCGGATCACCGGTTCGTGGGCGATGCGTTCGCGTTCGACACCGATACGGACGGGCTGGCGGCGCTCGAGGCGATTCCCGAGTCGAACCGGCACCGGTACGGCGAGACGATCCGGAACGGGCTCAACGGCAACCTCCAGCGCGGGTTCGAGGTGGGCGACGCGTCAGTCGACGAACTCAGTCGGCACCTGGACGACGGGCGGCCGTTGATCGCGGACGCCTTCCTCGTGGTCGTCGGCCTCGGAGGCGCGACCGGCGGGGGAACGGCGCCGGAACTCGTCGCGACGCTCCGGGCGGTGTACGACAAGCCGGTCTACGTCCTCGCGACGATACCGGCCGAACGCGAACTCGAACCGCCGGAGGATCCGCTGGTCGAGGGTGTCGTACCGGAGCCGGAGTCGGGCGCGGAGGCGGACGCGGCTGCCGAAGGCGCGGACGGGCCCGAGGACACGGACGACCACACCCGCCCGCTCGCGGAAGAAAACGCCGCCCGAACGCTCGAACGGCTCGACGGCCTCGCGAGCGCAGTGCTGTGTTTCGACAACGAGGCCTGGCTCCGCACCGGCGAGCGTCTCGCGGAGGGTCGCGACCGGCTCAACCGCGACCTCGCGACCCGGGTCGCGGCGTTTTTCTCCGCCGGAGCCGCGAGCGAGAGCGACGGCGAGGTCGCCGAAACCGTGATCGACGCCAGCGACGTGGCACGGGTCCTCGACGGGGGCGACGAGACCCTCGTTGCGACGCTTGGCTACGGCGAACAGGAGGTCGAATCCGACGACGGGGGCTCCCGGTTCGGGCTCGGCCTGTTCTCGGCGGAGTCGAGCGTCGACACCGCGTCGGCGGTCAGCGCCGTCGAGACGACGATCAGCAAGGCGCTCAACGGGAAACTTACCCTCGAGTGCGACCGCGAGAACGCCGACGCCGCGATGGTGATCGTCGGCGGGCCGCCCGCCTGGCTCAACCGGAAGGCGATCTCCGACGGCCGACGAACGGTGCAGTCGAGGACCGGCTCGCGGGAGTTGCTCGGCGGCGACGCGCCGCGGCCGGACGGCGACCGCGTGTTCGCGACGATCCTGTTTGCCGGCGTCGAACCGGTCGAGCGCCTCGAGGCGATCCGGCGGACGGCCGGATAA
- the endA gene encoding tRNA-intron lyase: MELEGRFDEAAGVVTVGSDARQRYHDSRGYGYPLPDGDGSNQIALSPVEAAHLLYRGDLAAVVHEETGERLDFQAFVAREPGDDFGVRFLVYADLRERGFYLSPAAEPWIDDPPAGPVDFAVFPRGKGPGDGEIAYALRVIGERTDVPASDLAPGVLAVVDEESEITYFDVDRRAPTGGSDSADALPDSPCEADLLEDRVVVWDPPVDLYERAFYGQPLEGREYDEPTLQCSLLEAAALAEQGAIDLEPATVRRRGRDVEGERFDRRLAVYTALRDRGVVPKTGYKFGADFRTYADVESVDDLGHSELLIRVHPADYVFEPRDLALDVRLAHGVRKTMVFALVDDEGTDADGADVEWWSLERLTP, encoded by the coding sequence ATGGAACTCGAGGGGCGGTTCGACGAGGCCGCGGGCGTCGTCACCGTGGGGAGCGACGCGCGCCAACGGTATCACGACTCGCGGGGGTACGGCTACCCCCTGCCCGACGGGGACGGGAGCAACCAGATCGCCCTCTCGCCGGTCGAGGCGGCACACCTCCTCTACAGGGGCGACCTCGCGGCGGTCGTCCACGAAGAGACGGGCGAACGGCTCGACTTCCAGGCGTTCGTCGCCCGCGAACCCGGCGACGACTTCGGCGTACGCTTCCTGGTCTACGCCGACCTCCGCGAACGAGGGTTTTACCTTTCGCCTGCCGCGGAGCCATGGATCGACGACCCGCCCGCCGGCCCGGTCGACTTCGCGGTCTTCCCCCGCGGCAAGGGCCCCGGCGACGGCGAGATCGCCTACGCGCTGCGGGTCATCGGCGAGCGAACCGACGTGCCCGCGAGCGATCTCGCGCCGGGCGTCCTCGCGGTCGTCGACGAGGAGAGCGAGATCACGTACTTCGACGTCGATCGCCGGGCCCCGACCGGAGGTTCCGACTCGGCGGACGCCCTCCCCGACAGTCCCTGCGAGGCCGACCTGCTCGAGGACCGAGTGGTCGTCTGGGACCCCCCGGTCGACCTCTACGAGCGGGCGTTCTACGGCCAGCCGCTCGAGGGCCGGGAGTACGACGAACCGACCCTGCAGTGTTCGCTGCTCGAGGCGGCCGCCCTCGCCGAGCAGGGTGCGATCGACCTCGAGCCGGCGACGGTCCGCCGGCGGGGACGGGACGTCGAGGGCGAGCGGTTCGACCGCCGGCTGGCGGTCTACACGGCCCTTCGGGACCGAGGCGTCGTCCCCAAGACCGGCTACAAGTTCGGCGCGGACTTCCGGACCTACGCGGACGTGGAGTCGGTCGACGACCTGGGCCACTCCGAGTTGCTGATCCGGGTTCATCCCGCCGACTACGTTTTCGAGCCACGGGACCTGGCGCTGGACGTCCGACTCGCCCACGGGGTTCGCAAGACGATGGTGTTCGCGCTGGTCGACGACGAGGGTACCGACGCGGACGGCGCCGACGTCGAGTGGTGGTCGCTCGAGCGGTTGACGCCGTAA
- a CDS encoding endonuclease NucS, whose amino-acid sequence MIDDAIRVLAGDCTVIAEADDRQEYRGRMTTVVKPDNTVLVHDTDGYQPVAWLTRADSVSSDRADGFTLVAKKDTQTLRIAAHDQDGFAHYPASVAGPVVGTCPDCGGALVRSNGVHCVDCGDRYGVPADATIREDASNCDCGLPRMRVERGLAFDVCLDRDCESLDEAVSEAFDREWNCPEPDCDGDLRILRRGGLIAGCEHYPDCDTGFAMPAGVIDGQCRCGLPTFDTGSGMRCLDATCDPIGERSPEEAAGDD is encoded by the coding sequence ATGATCGACGACGCGATCCGCGTCCTCGCGGGCGACTGTACCGTGATCGCCGAGGCCGACGACCGCCAGGAGTATCGCGGCCGGATGACGACGGTCGTCAAGCCCGACAACACCGTGCTGGTCCACGACACCGACGGCTACCAGCCCGTCGCGTGGCTCACACGGGCCGACAGCGTCTCGAGCGACCGCGCGGACGGCTTCACCCTCGTCGCGAAGAAGGACACGCAGACGCTCCGGATCGCGGCCCACGATCAGGACGGGTTCGCCCACTACCCCGCCTCGGTCGCGGGCCCGGTCGTGGGTACCTGCCCCGACTGCGGGGGCGCGCTCGTCCGCTCGAACGGCGTCCACTGCGTCGACTGCGGCGATCGCTACGGCGTGCCAGCGGACGCGACGATTCGGGAGGACGCGAGCAACTGCGACTGCGGGCTCCCGCGGATGCGCGTCGAACGGGGGCTCGCGTTCGACGTCTGTCTCGACCGGGACTGCGAGTCCCTGGACGAGGCGGTCTCCGAAGCGTTCGACCGCGAGTGGAACTGCCCCGAGCCCGACTGTGACGGTGACCTCCGGATCCTCCGACGCGGCGGGCTCATCGCCGGCTGCGAGCACTACCCCGATTGCGACACCGGGTTCGCGATGCCTGCAGGGGTGATCGACGGCCAGTGTCGCTGTGGCCTGCCGACCTTCGATACGGGCAGCGGGATGCGGTGTCTCGACGCCACCTGCGATCCGATCGGGGAGCGGTCGCCCGAGGAGGCGGCCGGGGACGATTGA
- a CDS encoding HD domain-containing protein, whose product MTEPNDVAGPGPDSAADAGSEPTRALAELEALEEEVARLKRVVRGRDVGDADPDAVRTRFEDAAAHLQDALAAANGGHDPIDTRSGERITPLDPDPESIDLEDVAHALSNLSRFTGQGTDFYSVARHAVHVSHEVEARGGTLAAQRWGLLHDASEAYLADVPAPVKRTLPGYTRAEKRLHAAVREAFDLEVSAADERLVDAADADVGRYELSVHFPAFHDRPALEYEGDALDGSVADAALYRRRARELGLPTADQFDADSTGSSESTR is encoded by the coding sequence ATGACCGAGCCGAACGACGTCGCCGGTCCAGGGCCGGACTCGGCTGCCGACGCCGGATCGGAACCGACGCGGGCGCTCGCGGAACTCGAGGCGCTCGAAGAGGAAGTAGCGAGGCTGAAACGCGTCGTTCGCGGTCGCGACGTGGGCGACGCGGACCCCGACGCTGTCAGAACGCGGTTCGAGGACGCTGCCGCCCACCTCCAGGACGCGCTCGCGGCCGCCAACGGCGGCCACGACCCAATCGACACGCGTTCGGGCGAGCGGATCACGCCGCTTGACCCCGACCCCGAGTCGATCGACCTCGAGGACGTCGCTCACGCGCTCTCGAACCTCAGCCGGTTCACCGGGCAGGGAACGGACTTCTACAGCGTCGCGCGCCACGCAGTCCACGTCAGTCACGAGGTCGAGGCCCGCGGCGGAACTCTCGCTGCCCAGCGGTGGGGCCTGCTCCACGACGCCAGCGAGGCGTACCTCGCGGACGTGCCCGCGCCGGTCAAACGGACGCTTCCGGGGTACACCCGCGCGGAGAAACGCCTGCACGCCGCGGTCCGCGAAGCGTTCGACCTCGAGGTATCGGCCGCGGACGAGCGACTGGTCGACGCCGCCGACGCCGACGTCGGCCGGTACGAACTGTCCGTCCACTTCCCGGCGTTTCACGATCGGCCCGCCCTCGAGTACGAGGGCGACGCGCTGGACGGATCGGTCGCCGACGCAGCGCTGTACCGTCGCCGGGCGCGCGAGTTGGGGCTCCCGACCGCCGACCAATTCGACGCCGACTCGACTGGTAGCTCGGAGTCCACGCGCTGA
- the phnE gene encoding phosphonate ABC transporter, permease protein PhnE, with amino-acid sequence MSTDTSVEQRLEQIRLTRRVRWVLYGLLTIVFAGTLYGSLILLEFSLVDLYRQWPSFADRLARYTPNWGFIVERNLPLESVITLAMGFAGTILGIPLALLLGVLGSGRVTPYPFNFIFRSIMGVSRAIPALVWFLIFIPLSGLTAVTSTIAIGVSTIGNLGRLFTDELEEVEDGQIEAMETTGASKSQTVVFGMISQVKTSFIAWTLYIFEVNVRQAVTLGLLGGGGIGVVIQVQQDLRAYGNMMAGIVVVLVLIVVVEMGSQRLRSYLRDDEEADGLIELVVSIPQRMAESAMK; translated from the coding sequence ATGAGTACTGATACGTCAGTCGAGCAACGTCTCGAGCAGATCCGGCTCACCCGGCGCGTTCGGTGGGTCCTCTATGGACTCTTGACTATCGTCTTCGCCGGGACGCTCTACGGATCGTTGATTCTGCTCGAGTTCTCGCTGGTCGATCTCTACCGACAGTGGCCCTCGTTCGCTGATCGACTCGCCCGCTACACGCCCAACTGGGGGTTCATCGTCGAACGGAACCTGCCGCTGGAGTCGGTGATCACCCTCGCGATGGGGTTCGCCGGAACGATACTTGGCATTCCGCTCGCACTGTTACTCGGCGTGCTGGGGAGCGGCCGGGTGACCCCCTATCCGTTCAATTTCATCTTCCGGTCGATCATGGGAGTTTCGCGGGCGATCCCGGCGCTCGTCTGGTTCCTGATCTTCATCCCGCTGTCCGGCCTGACAGCCGTCACGTCGACGATCGCGATCGGGGTGAGCACCATCGGAAACCTCGGCCGGCTGTTCACCGACGAACTCGAGGAGGTCGAGGACGGCCAGATCGAGGCGATGGAGACCACCGGCGCCTCGAAATCACAGACGGTCGTCTTCGGGATGATCAGCCAGGTCAAGACGTCGTTCATCGCCTGGACGCTGTACATCTTCGAAGTGAACGTTCGCCAGGCCGTCACGCTCGGACTCCTGGGCGGGGGCGGAATCGGCGTCGTCATTCAGGTCCAGCAGGACCTGCGAGCCTACGGGAACATGATGGCGGGGATCGTCGTCGTCCTCGTGTTGATCGTCGTCGTCGAGATGGGCAGCCAGCGACTCCGGTCGTACCTCCGCGACGACGAGGAGGCCGACGGCCTGATCGAACTCGTCGTCAGCATTCCCCAGCGGATGGCCGAATCGGCGATGAAGTAG
- the phnC gene encoding phosphonate ABC transporter ATP-binding protein, whose amino-acid sequence MSAIRVENLTKRFGETVALDNVSFEISEGEFTVVLGISGSGKSTLLRCINGLTTPTEGQVIVDGDSVTSHRNDVAMVFQQHNIIDGMSAYSNALSGALGRTDLLRSLFRFNEREDKLRALEALEMVGLLDEAEQSAGRMSGGQQQRVGIARALVQEPRILLADEPVASLDPGSAQTVMQYLRGAAEQQDLTTMISLHQVNLARQFGERFIGLADGQVVFDGYRDDLTFDVIDELYGGIDMEEFLGGTDSESMVEQ is encoded by the coding sequence ATGTCCGCAATACGGGTAGAGAACCTTACAAAACGATTCGGAGAAACTGTTGCGCTCGATAACGTCTCGTTCGAAATTTCGGAAGGCGAATTTACGGTCGTTCTCGGTATCTCGGGGTCGGGGAAATCGACTCTCCTCAGGTGTATCAACGGCCTGACGACGCCAACCGAAGGACAGGTGATCGTCGACGGCGATTCGGTGACGTCCCACCGGAACGACGTCGCGATGGTCTTTCAGCAGCACAACATCATCGACGGAATGAGCGCGTACTCGAACGCGCTCAGCGGTGCGCTGGGTCGAACCGACCTTCTTCGTAGTCTCTTTCGGTTCAACGAACGGGAAGACAAGCTTCGCGCCCTCGAGGCGCTCGAGATGGTCGGGCTGTTGGACGAAGCCGAACAGAGCGCCGGGCGAATGAGCGGCGGGCAGCAACAGCGTGTCGGCATCGCTCGAGCACTCGTGCAGGAACCGCGTATCCTGCTGGCCGATGAACCGGTTGCAAGCCTCGACCCGGGGAGCGCACAGACGGTGATGCAATACCTTCGGGGCGCAGCCGAACAACAGGACCTGACCACGATGATCAGCCTGCATCAGGTCAACCTCGCGCGGCAGTTCGGCGAACGGTTCATCGGACTCGCCGACGGACAGGTCGTCTTCGACGGCTACCGGGACGACCTGACGTTCGACGTCATCGACGAACTGTACGGTGGTATCGATATGGAAGAATTCCTCGGAGGGACGGACTCCGAATCGATGGTGGAACAATGA
- a CDS encoding substrate-binding domain-containing protein, whose product MVQRPGCGGSTRRSFLKATGGVALTAAAAGCIGSTESDAVRFILNPAEEQTDIVEEYTPMAEYLEEETGATIDLIRAGSYVETLEALESDQADIADTSPTAVPAGEGFADVIGMRTAFGGALYFSTISTTPDSGIDELADLEGEIMTTGARMSTSGTLAPTVMLSQAGLDVGNFPDGEANDLELRTAPDHDTSRERLENDEEIVAAATGAFASASQIPQEQFDDYPEFVEHSAEYDGAGEGIDDDENPELQLLAVSDPLPRAPIMARSAWDASVREDLETALLEAGENDLVPEDVDEEYQLWFTGIEPADRSDYQPVQDILDELGLEFQDFAPDDE is encoded by the coding sequence ATGGTCCAGAGACCAGGCTGTGGCGGTAGCACTCGACGATCGTTCCTGAAGGCAACGGGGGGCGTAGCACTCACGGCCGCGGCTGCCGGCTGTATCGGTAGCACGGAGAGCGACGCAGTCCGGTTCATCCTCAATCCAGCGGAGGAACAGACCGACATCGTCGAAGAGTACACTCCGATGGCCGAGTATCTGGAAGAAGAAACAGGGGCGACGATCGACCTGATCCGGGCCGGAAGCTACGTCGAAACGCTCGAGGCACTGGAAAGCGACCAGGCCGACATCGCGGATACGTCGCCGACGGCAGTTCCCGCCGGGGAGGGATTCGCGGACGTCATCGGCATGCGAACGGCGTTCGGTGGGGCCCTATACTTCTCGACGATCTCGACCACGCCCGACAGCGGGATCGACGAACTGGCCGATCTCGAAGGAGAAATCATGACGACCGGCGCCCGGATGTCGACCAGCGGAACGCTCGCGCCGACGGTCATGCTGTCCCAGGCCGGCCTCGACGTCGGAAACTTCCCCGACGGTGAGGCAAACGACCTCGAACTCCGGACGGCTCCCGACCACGACACGTCCCGGGAACGCCTGGAAAACGACGAAGAGATCGTCGCGGCTGCGACGGGCGCGTTCGCCTCGGCGTCACAGATACCACAGGAGCAGTTCGACGACTATCCGGAGTTCGTCGAACACTCCGCCGAGTACGACGGCGCAGGCGAAGGAATCGACGACGACGAGAATCCGGAACTGCAGTTGCTCGCCGTTTCCGACCCGCTCCCGCGAGCCCCGATCATGGCCCGCAGCGCATGGGACGCGTCGGTTCGAGAGGACCTCGAGACCGCATTGCTGGAGGCCGGCGAAAACGATCTGGTTCCCGAAGACGTCGACGAGGAGTACCAGCTCTGGTTTACTGGGATCGAGCCCGCAGATCGGAGCGATTACCAGCCCGTTCAGGACATCCTCGACGAACTCGGCCTCGAGTTCCAGGACTTCGCTCCTGACGACGAATAG
- a CDS encoding AAA family ATPase, with translation MDRPTLIVYCGLPGVGKSAASAYTAERLPANRYRSDEVRKELFPEPTYTAEETDATYAELLERARSDLESGRNVVLDATFQSRPYRDRAAEIARTAEAARAFVRVTCDLEVVRERLEDRTNTVSDAQFEQHLQLRETFDPLERDHVEIDNSGSLEETYRQIDRAIL, from the coding sequence CTGGACCGCCCAACGCTGATCGTCTACTGCGGGCTGCCGGGCGTGGGCAAATCGGCCGCCTCGGCCTACACCGCCGAGCGACTCCCGGCGAACCGCTACCGGAGCGACGAGGTCCGCAAGGAACTGTTCCCGGAACCGACCTACACCGCCGAGGAGACGGACGCGACCTACGCCGAACTCCTCGAGCGCGCGCGTTCGGACCTCGAGTCGGGCCGCAACGTCGTCCTCGACGCGACCTTCCAGTCGAGGCCGTACCGCGACCGCGCAGCCGAAATCGCCCGGACGGCCGAGGCCGCTCGGGCCTTCGTCCGGGTGACGTGCGACCTCGAGGTCGTCCGGGAACGGCTCGAGGACCGTACGAACACCGTCAGCGACGCCCAGTTCGAGCAACACCTCCAGTTGCGCGAGACGTTCGATCCGCTCGAGCGCGACCACGTCGAGATCGACAACTCGG